In Sphingobacterium zeae, one genomic interval encodes:
- a CDS encoding phage tail tape measure protein — protein MAKKLSTEDLVLNIIVNGNKAQSEIGKLARSLRDTKADLKGATEEMKQLEKQGKTNSSRYQTLRAEVEKYNAAIAEAKRKLNELNQSLKLEDQNEKQLEQTLKRLISLRKQSIPNSEDYQSYLAQIELVRNRLNELRQGAEGAGQGIMNTGDKLTRYIGALVAGGASLTAMWNGIKAVSEEYLKLDDILADVMKTTNLTRGGVEQLNDELEKIQTRTSQDDLLGIGRIAGKLGYTEISEITEFVEANNKIIVALNEDLGGNVEETINKIGKLVDIFKLKDLYTTEDAFLKVGSAINALGMASTANEGYMVEFSRRMAGVAPLAGVTIEQILGLGATLDQLGQTEEVSSTALSKLFIKMSSDAETYSKYAGMSITDFKKLLEEDFMGAFVKVMKGVKTNSNGINELAATLGDLGEDSGRVVGVLGTLANNAGILEKQIEMSNQAFSDGTSITDEYNIKNQTAAARLEMAQKEALKYRRELGEKLWPVLIEGNSIQTTFLRILSSTVGFLIDNYKAISILTVAIAGWTIAANWNAIAQYAQAKATTVATAATRLWNAALLANPIGLVVTAIATLTAALYLKGQRISAATLFQEKYNDALKQGENAVEAERGALERNLAVATDKNRSDKERIAAVNQLRKLMPDHLKAYDDEAIKAGKATKAVKEYVQELIKRSTLTAMQSKLDALAVEKRDLLDAKQRGFNKASFKERWEALNGSTFFSADWEKAYKDDVNQRIKAVEVQEMRFGQEVLKIQTDLAKDLSKIPGSEDDGNSNKVTKGDKEAEKAAKKAAREAEKERKAQERRDSQIEKEQNYWDNIDAVENEGMDKQLADLEKKYKEYLRTTKDNLEGRQKVAETYAALRLKREHEIDQESAKAELDRQKQAAEQKAQQTAADLDKEYLLKIQAINETTLSEEEKNAKLKLLEEENRIAKENAQQQDLMTRYMMLDAAIAVGDLEIEEAKRVASEKAKIQEQLVNLSIAQAQREMDRRLQIEKQLKDATWNVKIETAKASEAAFQVVGQFFEENTAAAKIFLILEKAAAAASVIISLQKEMAGYYAASSTLGPIGTAIAAKQVLAAKIRAGISLATIAGTTIKGITAKSSKSSSSSSSTSSSSTSNQRVSGREDGGYFDVTREQDKKEFRAKSSPKQRGYIGKPTVLVGESGREWVANDKLVTNPTTGPLIAWLDSVQRNGAINPAMLSNVIRSTMMPGRATGGSFSNSDSNSSMPFYDPRMIEVLDTLSTRVNELGDKMQNIRADVSLLGKNGFIEQMRQLESDQNAGTL, from the coding sequence ATGGCTAAGAAGCTTTCAACAGAAGATTTGGTATTGAACATTATCGTCAACGGTAATAAGGCGCAGAGTGAAATTGGTAAGCTAGCTAGATCCCTCCGTGATACCAAAGCCGACCTCAAGGGTGCTACCGAAGAAATGAAGCAGCTGGAAAAGCAGGGAAAGACCAATAGCTCCAGGTATCAGACCTTACGCGCTGAGGTGGAAAAATACAATGCTGCCATTGCTGAGGCGAAACGTAAACTCAACGAACTGAATCAATCGTTAAAGCTGGAGGATCAGAACGAGAAGCAGCTGGAGCAAACGCTTAAACGGTTGATATCCCTCCGTAAACAATCGATCCCAAATTCAGAAGACTATCAGTCCTATCTGGCGCAGATCGAATTGGTGCGAAATAGGTTGAATGAATTACGCCAGGGGGCAGAAGGTGCCGGACAGGGCATCATGAATACAGGCGATAAGCTGACCCGATATATCGGTGCGCTCGTGGCGGGTGGTGCTTCTCTTACAGCGATGTGGAACGGTATCAAGGCCGTGAGTGAGGAATATCTGAAGTTGGATGATATCCTCGCCGATGTCATGAAAACGACCAACTTGACCCGGGGCGGTGTTGAGCAACTGAATGATGAACTTGAAAAGATCCAGACGCGAACTAGTCAGGATGATTTGCTCGGGATAGGTCGTATAGCGGGTAAATTGGGCTATACGGAGATCAGTGAGATCACGGAGTTTGTCGAAGCCAATAATAAGATCATAGTAGCCCTAAATGAAGATCTGGGCGGGAACGTTGAGGAGACGATCAACAAGATCGGAAAGCTGGTCGATATCTTTAAGCTGAAAGATCTGTATACCACGGAAGATGCTTTCTTAAAAGTTGGTTCGGCCATCAACGCGCTTGGTATGGCCAGTACGGCCAATGAGGGTTATATGGTCGAATTCTCCCGACGTATGGCCGGTGTTGCTCCATTGGCCGGTGTGACCATTGAGCAGATTCTCGGACTCGGTGCAACGCTCGATCAGCTCGGGCAAACGGAAGAGGTGTCGTCTACGGCATTATCGAAGCTATTTATCAAAATGTCTAGCGATGCCGAGACGTATAGCAAATACGCCGGTATGAGTATTACCGATTTCAAAAAGCTGCTTGAAGAAGATTTCATGGGCGCTTTCGTGAAGGTGATGAAAGGGGTTAAAACCAATTCAAACGGCATTAACGAACTTGCGGCAACATTAGGCGATCTGGGCGAAGACTCCGGACGTGTGGTCGGTGTATTAGGTACCTTGGCCAACAATGCTGGCATATTGGAAAAACAGATCGAAATGTCCAACCAAGCTTTTTCGGATGGAACTTCGATCACGGATGAATACAATATCAAAAATCAGACAGCAGCTGCTCGTTTGGAAATGGCCCAAAAGGAAGCGTTAAAATATCGTCGTGAATTGGGCGAAAAGCTTTGGCCAGTATTAATCGAGGGTAATAGCATTCAAACAACTTTCCTCAGGATTCTTTCCTCTACTGTTGGCTTTTTGATTGACAACTATAAAGCGATAAGTATCCTTACCGTTGCCATTGCCGGATGGACGATTGCTGCTAACTGGAATGCAATAGCGCAGTATGCCCAGGCTAAAGCGACAACTGTTGCCACTGCTGCCACACGTTTATGGAATGCAGCACTATTGGCCAATCCCATCGGATTAGTGGTGACTGCTATCGCGACACTGACAGCGGCACTTTATTTAAAAGGCCAGCGGATCAGTGCGGCCACTCTATTTCAAGAAAAGTACAACGATGCGCTTAAACAGGGCGAAAATGCCGTCGAAGCAGAGCGCGGAGCTCTTGAGCGAAATTTAGCTGTTGCAACCGACAAGAACCGCTCAGACAAGGAACGCATAGCAGCTGTTAACCAGCTACGTAAATTAATGCCAGATCATCTTAAAGCCTATGACGATGAAGCGATCAAAGCAGGTAAGGCAACCAAGGCTGTCAAAGAATACGTACAGGAGTTGATTAAGCGTTCGACCCTAACGGCTATGCAATCCAAGTTAGATGCACTGGCGGTTGAAAAGCGGGATTTGCTCGATGCAAAACAACGCGGGTTTAATAAAGCATCTTTTAAGGAAAGATGGGAAGCATTGAACGGAAGCACCTTCTTTTCCGCGGATTGGGAAAAAGCATATAAGGATGATGTAAACCAGCGTATCAAAGCGGTAGAAGTTCAGGAAATGCGATTTGGACAGGAAGTGCTAAAAATTCAAACGGATCTCGCTAAGGATCTTTCAAAGATTCCTGGATCAGAGGATGACGGTAACAGTAATAAAGTTACCAAAGGAGATAAAGAAGCGGAGAAAGCTGCTAAAAAAGCTGCCAGAGAAGCGGAGAAGGAACGGAAAGCGCAAGAAAGAAGAGATAGTCAGATCGAGAAAGAGCAAAACTATTGGGATAATATAGATGCTGTCGAAAATGAGGGTATGGATAAGCAACTTGCCGACCTCGAAAAAAAATACAAAGAGTATCTGCGTACGACCAAAGATAATCTTGAAGGCCGTCAAAAAGTCGCTGAGACCTATGCGGCACTCCGTTTGAAACGTGAGCATGAGATTGACCAGGAATCGGCAAAGGCGGAGCTGGATCGCCAAAAGCAAGCAGCTGAACAAAAAGCCCAGCAGACAGCTGCTGATCTTGATAAGGAATATTTGCTCAAAATTCAGGCGATCAACGAAACAACCCTTTCAGAAGAAGAGAAGAATGCGAAGCTTAAACTGTTGGAAGAGGAAAACCGGATTGCGAAAGAAAATGCACAGCAACAGGATCTGATGACCAGATACATGATGCTGGACGCAGCTATCGCCGTCGGTGATCTGGAAATTGAGGAAGCAAAACGTGTTGCGAGTGAAAAAGCCAAAATACAAGAGCAACTCGTCAATTTATCCATTGCCCAGGCACAACGTGAAATGGATCGGCGCTTACAGATAGAAAAGCAATTAAAGGATGCAACATGGAATGTTAAGATTGAAACAGCAAAAGCTTCTGAAGCAGCTTTTCAGGTTGTAGGTCAGTTTTTTGAAGAAAATACAGCAGCGGCTAAAATATTTTTAATCTTGGAAAAAGCTGCTGCGGCAGCCTCCGTAATTATATCTTTACAGAAGGAAATGGCGGGATATTACGCCGCTTCATCTACACTTGGCCCCATAGGTACTGCAATTGCAGCTAAGCAAGTATTGGCTGCAAAAATTAGAGCGGGCATCTCCCTTGCAACGATCGCTGGGACAACTATAAAAGGAATTACGGCAAAATCAAGTAAGTCTTCATCCAGTAGTAGTTCTACATCAAGTTCGTCAACATCCAATCAAAGAGTGTCAGGCCGTGAAGATGGCGGGTACTTCGATGTGACCAGGGAGCAGGATAAAAAAGAGTTCCGGGCAAAGAGCAGTCCGAAGCAACGTGGATACATAGGCAAACCTACTGTGCTCGTCGGCGAATCCGGACGTGAATGGGTCGCTAACGATAAGCTTGTCACCAATCCGACAACGGGGCCATTAATAGCATGGCTCGATAGTGTGCAGCGCAATGGTGCGATCAACCCGGCCATGCTATCCAACGTGATCCGTTCGACAATGATGCCAGGTCGTGCCACTGGTGGGTCGTTCTCCAATAGTGATAGTAATTCGTCTATGCCTTTCTATGATCCGCGTATGATCGAGGTGCTCGATACGCTTTCAACTCGGGTCAATGAGCTCGGCGATAAGATGCAAAATATCCGTGCTGATGTATCCCTGCTCGGTAAGAATGGTTTTATCGAACAGATGCGCCAATTGGAGTCTGATCAGAATGCGGGCACCCTCTAA
- a CDS encoding DUF6712 family protein: MLIRTTQELKELTGSWYASNEFDPIKQDIEDETDDLALVVGDDIIDKAKEIQDKTDPSENEQKLLKLVKRPIAIMAALRFYQSNLVSHDQSTRKIKIDKDNESVPWEWMLDKDDEAHLNKAQRAIDRLISFLDKSDFTEWNDSDAKKEAKSLFVNSTKVFGEYYPIDNSARFYYMAIPLLREVQTLHLKEVMGADYKILLDAFQENEELSDYQVTLLDYARRAQALATIALAVRRLNAKVLPEGIVKTLKSSSQTVNASRAAITKEIDYFSKRMEADAFTSIDKIKRYRFRNSAEYLQYQMLPNHDPNDKFLST, translated from the coding sequence ATGTTGATCAGAACGACACAAGAATTAAAAGAATTGACGGGATCCTGGTATGCGTCGAATGAATTTGATCCGATCAAGCAGGATATCGAAGACGAAACGGATGATCTGGCTTTGGTCGTAGGTGATGATATCATTGACAAGGCGAAAGAAATACAGGATAAAACCGATCCAAGCGAAAATGAGCAGAAATTGCTGAAGCTGGTCAAACGGCCGATAGCCATCATGGCTGCATTGCGTTTCTACCAGTCCAACTTAGTTTCACATGATCAGTCCACCCGGAAGATCAAGATCGATAAGGATAACGAATCGGTTCCCTGGGAATGGATGCTGGATAAGGATGATGAAGCTCATCTCAACAAGGCGCAGCGGGCAATAGACAGATTGATCTCATTTTTGGACAAGTCGGATTTCACCGAATGGAATGATAGTGACGCTAAGAAAGAAGCAAAATCATTGTTTGTCAATTCGACAAAAGTATTTGGCGAATATTATCCGATCGATAATTCGGCTCGGTTTTATTACATGGCCATTCCACTGCTGCGCGAAGTACAGACCTTGCATTTAAAAGAGGTTATGGGTGCTGACTACAAAATATTGCTGGATGCTTTTCAGGAAAATGAAGAGCTATCAGACTATCAGGTAACGCTATTGGATTATGCGCGCCGTGCCCAGGCTCTGGCCACAATCGCCTTGGCAGTACGCCGGCTCAATGCGAAGGTATTGCCAGAAGGCATTGTTAAAACACTCAAATCATCATCCCAGACCGTCAACGCCTCACGCGCTGCCATTACCAAAGAGATCGATTATTTCAGCAAGCGCATGGAGGCAGATGCCTTTACATCGATCGACAAGATCAAGCGCTATCGCTTTCGCAACAGTGCAGAATATCTTCAATACCAGATGCTGCCAAATCACGATCCTAACGATAAATTTCTAAGCACCTAG